One Glycine max cultivar Williams 82 chromosome 6, Glycine_max_v4.0, whole genome shotgun sequence DNA segment encodes these proteins:
- the LOC100810254 gene encoding MYB-like transcription factor EOBI, producing the protein MAGNMGWGVIEEEGWRKGPWTSEEDRLLILYVKFHGEGRWNSAARLAGLKRNGKSCRLRWVNYLRPDLEKGQITPQEESIILELHARWGNRWSTIARSLPGRTDNEIKNYWRTHFKKKIRAHFS; encoded by the exons ATGGCAGGAAACATGGGGTGGGGTGTGATAGAAGAGGAGGGATGGAGGAAGGGACCTTGGACTTCTGAGGAGGACAGATTGCTCATTCTGTATGTCAAGTTCCATGGTGAGGGCAGATGGAACTCTGCTGCTAGGCTTGCAG GACTAAAAAGAAATGGGAAGAGCTGCAGATTGAGATGGGTGAATTACCTGAGGCCAGACCTCGAGAAGGGTCAAATAACACCACAAGAAGAAAGCATAATTCTAGAGCTGCATGCTAGGTGGGGAaacag GTGGTCAACAATTGCAAGAAGCTTGCCAGGAAGAACTGACAATGAGATAAAGAATTATTGGAGGACtcacttcaagaaaaagataagggcTCACTTCAGCTAA
- the LOC113001886 gene encoding uncharacterized protein: MDLDLALRIKKPPSPTDSSTSEQRKLHEKWDHSNRVSPMIIKRDIPEVFRGIISDDITSAKEFLVEIEQRFAKSDKAETSTLLQNLISMKYQGKGNVREYIMGMSNIASKLRALKLELSKDLFIRLVLIYLSSQFSQFKISYCGQKDKWSLNELISYCVQEEERLKQKRD, translated from the coding sequence ATGGATCTAGACCTTGCATTAAGGATTAAGAAACCCCCTTCTCCTACGGATTCCAGTACCTCTGAACAGAGAAAACTTCATGAGAAGTGGGATCACTCAAATCGCGTTAGTCCTATGATCATTAAGCGTGACATTCCTGAGGTCTTTAGGGGCATTATTTCAGATGATATAACTAGTGCCAAAGAATTCCTTGTTGAAATTGAACAGCGCTTTGCAAAAAGCGATAAGGCGGAAACAAGTACTCTCCTTCAGAACTTGATTTCCATGAAGTATCAAGGCAAAGGAAATGTCAGGGAATACATTATGGGAATGTCAAATATTGCTTCAAAATTAAGGGCACTAAAGCTTGAGCTATCAAAAGACTTGTTTATTCGTTTAGTGTTGATTTATCTATCTTCACAGTTTAGTCAATTTAAGATCTCTTACTGCGGTCAGAAGGATAAATGGTCTCTTAATGAGCTCATTTCATACTGTGTGCAAGAAGAGGAAAGGTTGAAGCAAAAAAGGGACTGA